In one window of Cellulophaga sp. HaHa_2_95 DNA:
- a CDS encoding response regulator — MKIDTVCIIDDDPIFVYGTKVILNSNGKFCSTITVFENGQEALDDLEAMLKSNQELPEVIFLDLNMPIMDGWDFLDEFCKIPDIESKTRVYILSSSIFSGDIEKSKEYSIVKDFISKPLTDIKFENLLKEIENERIGRTA; from the coding sequence ATGAAAATCGACACTGTTTGTATTATTGATGATGATCCAATATTTGTATACGGGACAAAAGTGATCCTAAATAGCAATGGTAAATTTTGCTCTACAATTACAGTTTTTGAGAACGGCCAAGAGGCCCTAGATGATTTGGAGGCAATGCTAAAGTCTAATCAAGAATTACCAGAAGTAATTTTTTTAGATTTAAATATGCCTATTATGGATGGCTGGGATTTTTTAGATGAATTTTGTAAAATTCCAGATATAGAAAGTAAAACAAGAGTTTATATTTTAAGTTCTTCTATTTTTTCTGGAGATATAGAAAAATCAAAAGAATATAGTATTGTAAAAGACTTTATAAGTAAACCACTCACCGATATAAAATTCGAAAATCTTTTAAAGGAAATAGAGAATGAAAGAATAGGTAGAACTGCTTGA
- a CDS encoding dipeptidase has translation MKKKLTPFLAMLLTLVFFSCKEKPKEVKEVAEETIEQKAQRIHQNVITIDTHNDINVAHFTDSINYTQRLDTQINLPKMVEGGLDVSWLIVYTGQDSLTPAGYKKAEINALEKFDAIHLLCEKIAPEKIELALTSDDVRKIHKAGKKVAMIGVENAYPIGENLSNFKKYYDLGARYISLSHNGHSQFSDSNTGENDSIWLHNGLSDLGKQGIEEMNKLGVMIDISHPSKEAMKQMIALSKAPIIASHSSARKLCDHSRNLDDEQLLLLKENGGVIQTVAFSSYLNTEKHEARAAYLKGIYNKIADSLNLKLYERSEIGALSTDEKKAFFADYTEVKKIGKELVATDTNAPPAVNVSDFIDHVDYLVKLIGIDHVGLSSDFDGGGGIEGWDDAAETYNVTFELVKRGYSEEDIAKLWGGNLLRVLDQVQAVAKTL, from the coding sequence ATGAAAAAAAAACTAACTCCCTTCCTTGCTATGCTACTAACCTTAGTATTCTTTTCTTGTAAAGAGAAACCAAAAGAGGTTAAAGAAGTAGCTGAAGAAACTATAGAGCAAAAGGCACAGCGCATTCATCAGAATGTAATTACTATAGATACCCATAATGATATTAATGTAGCTCATTTTACAGATAGCATAAATTACACGCAACGCTTAGACACGCAGATAAATCTTCCTAAGATGGTAGAAGGTGGTTTGGATGTTTCTTGGTTAATTGTTTACACAGGACAAGATTCTCTAACTCCTGCAGGCTATAAAAAAGCAGAAATTAATGCCTTAGAAAAATTTGACGCCATACATCTTTTATGCGAAAAAATTGCACCAGAGAAAATTGAATTAGCTCTTACATCTGATGATGTGCGAAAAATTCATAAAGCCGGAAAAAAAGTAGCGATGATTGGTGTGGAGAATGCCTACCCTATTGGAGAGAATCTTTCTAATTTCAAAAAATATTATGACTTAGGAGCTCGTTACATTTCCTTATCACACAATGGCCATAGTCAGTTTTCTGATTCTAATACAGGTGAAAATGATAGTATTTGGCTTCATAATGGATTAAGTGATTTGGGCAAACAAGGAATTGAAGAAATGAATAAGCTCGGGGTTATGATAGATATTTCTCATCCATCTAAAGAAGCTATGAAGCAAATGATTGCTTTATCTAAGGCACCTATCATTGCCTCCCATTCTTCTGCACGTAAACTTTGTGATCACAGTAGAAATTTAGATGACGAACAACTTCTTTTATTAAAAGAAAACGGTGGCGTTATACAAACGGTAGCCTTTAGCTCTTATCTAAATACTGAAAAGCATGAGGCCAGAGCTGCTTACCTGAAAGGTATTTACAATAAAATAGCCGATTCTCTTAATCTTAAACTTTATGAGCGTTCAGAAATAGGAGCCCTTAGTACCGATGAAAAGAAAGCTTTTTTTGCTGATTATACTGAAGTGAAAAAAATTGGAAAAGAACTAGTGGCGACAGATACCAATGCCCCTCCTGCCGTAAATGTATCTGATTTTATTGACCATGTAGATTACTTAGTAAAATTGATAGGCATAGATCATGTAGGCTTGAGTTCTGATTTTGATGGTGGTGGTGGTATTGAAGGTTGGGACGATGCTGCTGAAACTTATAACGTTACCTTTGAATTAGTAAAAAGAGGGTATTCTGAAGAAGATATTGCTAAACTTTGGGGTGGCAACTTACTGCGTGTTTTAGATCAAGTACAGGCTGTCGCTAAAACTCTATAA
- a CDS encoding efflux RND transporter periplasmic adaptor subunit encodes MSKTPMFIGLLVFLMLTSCGAKKEEKHEETKFLVTSPIKKDTSITKDYVSQIHSIRHIEVRALERGYLKNISVDEGQTVKKGQAMFQIMPNVYQADLQKAAAEAKVAEIELKNTQLLADGQVVSENELSMAKANFDKANAEVSLAKTHLGFTNIRAPFDGIMDHLHVREGSLLDEGELLTTLSDNSKMWVYFNVPEAEYLDYIMSFDKKEKKEVRLLMANNKPFNQSGIVETIEADFNNQTGNIAFRATFNNPDRILRHGETGSILMTTPYKDALIIPQKATFEILDKKYVFVVDQENIVRQTEIFIAAELPHLYVISKGLKASDKFLLDGIRMVKNNEKISTEFMEPNEVISKLAVYAE; translated from the coding sequence ATGAGTAAAACTCCTATGTTTATTGGCTTGCTTGTATTCTTAATGCTTACAAGCTGCGGAGCAAAAAAAGAGGAAAAACATGAAGAAACTAAATTTCTTGTTACCAGTCCTATTAAAAAAGACACCTCAATAACTAAAGACTATGTAAGTCAAATTCATTCTATTAGGCATATAGAAGTTCGTGCTTTGGAAAGAGGATATCTTAAAAACATTTCGGTGGATGAAGGACAAACAGTAAAAAAGGGACAGGCGATGTTCCAAATTATGCCTAATGTGTATCAAGCAGATTTACAAAAAGCAGCTGCAGAAGCAAAAGTTGCAGAAATTGAATTGAAAAACACACAATTATTAGCTGATGGTCAGGTGGTGTCAGAAAATGAACTTTCTATGGCTAAAGCTAATTTTGATAAAGCCAATGCTGAAGTGTCACTAGCAAAAACCCACTTAGGATTTACAAATATCAGAGCACCTTTTGATGGGATTATGGATCATTTACATGTACGAGAAGGAAGCTTGTTAGATGAAGGAGAATTATTAACTACACTTTCTGATAATAGTAAAATGTGGGTGTACTTTAATGTTCCAGAAGCAGAATACTTAGATTATATCATGAGCTTTGATAAGAAGGAAAAGAAAGAAGTTAGGCTTCTAATGGCAAATAACAAACCTTTTAATCAAAGTGGTATTGTGGAAACTATAGAGGCGGATTTTAATAATCAGACTGGAAATATTGCTTTTAGAGCAACCTTTAATAACCCAGATAGGATATTAAGACACGGAGAAACTGGGAGTATTTTAATGACCACTCCTTATAAAGACGCATTAATTATACCACAGAAAGCAACATTCGAAATTCTAGATAAAAAATACGTGTTTGTGGTAGATCAGGAGAATATTGTCAGACAGACTGAAATTTTTATCGCTGCAGAATTGCCCCATTTATACGTAATAAGCAAAGGTTTGAAGGCTTCAGATAAATTTTTGTTAGATGGTATCCGTATGGTGAAAAATAATGAGAAAATTAGCACTGAATTTATGGAACCTAATGAGGTGATTTCTAAGTTGGCGGTTTACGCTGAGTAA
- a CDS encoding efflux RND transporter permease subunit, with the protein MFSNFIKRPVLAIVISVIIVFTGLLSIKQLPISQFPEIAPTTVNIFIAYPGSSADVLVKSTLIPLETAINGVQGMRYIASDATSAGEGTLRIIFEPGTDPNQAVVRVKTRVDQVMPLLPDLVQREGVIITPVQPSMLMYVNLYSDNVDDHELFLYNYAYTKMIPEIQRIDGIASAQILGSRKYAMRVWLKPDRMRAYNVSAEEILKAMEEQSILARPGRIGQSSGKTSQSLEYVLMYQDRYDEPEQYEDIIIKANEEGEILKLGDLADVELGSEFFDIYSNLDGKPSASIVLKQTFGSNASDVIAEVKDKLKELKEDLPSGMEYRISYDVSNFLNASIEQVIHTLRDAFILVAIVVFLFLGDWRSTLIPIIAVPVSLIGAFFIMQLFGLSINLITLFALVLAIGIVVDDAIVVVEAVHAKMEETHLGPFEAVKLVVNEIGGAIIAITLVMVSVFIPIAFMSGPVGVFYRQFSITMAGSIILSAVVALTLTPVLCAMILKNDHGKPKKKSPIDKFIAWFNRGFEKLTGRYVNILNKIVARRVLTFGILIAFCVGIFVTNEALPAGFIPNEDQGMIYAIIQTPPGSTLERTNDIARKLQKICEETAGVESVSSLAGYEIMTEGRGSNAGTCLINLKPWSDREHSVHEIMEELEEETKNLGAVIEYFEPPAVPGFGSSGGFSMRLLDKTNGTDYQEFDKINKNFMDALAKREELTGLFTFFSANYPQYELKINNKIAMQKGVSIDKAMENLNILIGSTYEQGFIRFGRFFKVYTQAAPEYRALPSDLEKLFVKNEEGEMVPYSAFMTMEKRLGPNEITRYNLYNSASINGLPSNGFTTGDAITAIKEVAKETLPRGYDIAWEGLSYDEAQRGNESLYIFMVVLIFVYFVLAAQYESFLLPFAIILSLPVGVLGSFVLLKTMGLANDVYAQIGLIMLVGLLGKNGVLIVEFAVQKRRQGSTILEAAIEGARVRFRPILMTSFAFIAGLIPLVVAHGAGAIGNKTIGGSAMGGMLMGTFIGVLIIPGLYYIFATMADGRSLIKGEATEPVSEEFIRESEAGGKTKATLREVKKLLKKLTKKNEDEI; encoded by the coding sequence ATGTTCAGTAATTTTATAAAAAGACCGGTATTGGCAATTGTCATATCGGTAATAATCGTATTTACGGGGCTGCTTTCTATAAAGCAATTACCCATATCACAATTTCCAGAGATTGCACCAACTACCGTAAACATTTTTATAGCCTATCCTGGTTCAAGTGCAGATGTATTGGTTAAATCTACATTAATACCTTTAGAAACGGCTATAAATGGTGTGCAAGGCATGCGTTATATCGCGTCAGATGCTACAAGTGCTGGGGAAGGGACGTTGCGTATCATCTTTGAACCGGGTACAGACCCTAATCAGGCAGTAGTCCGGGTAAAAACAAGAGTAGATCAGGTTATGCCTTTATTGCCAGACTTGGTACAGCGTGAAGGGGTAATTATTACGCCAGTACAACCAAGCATGTTGATGTACGTAAACTTGTATAGTGATAATGTGGATGACCATGAATTATTTCTCTACAATTATGCATATACTAAGATGATCCCTGAAATTCAGCGAATTGATGGGATAGCGAGTGCTCAGATCTTAGGGAGTCGCAAGTATGCTATGCGTGTTTGGCTGAAACCAGATCGCATGCGCGCATATAATGTTTCTGCAGAAGAAATATTAAAAGCAATGGAGGAGCAAAGTATTTTGGCAAGACCAGGTAGAATAGGGCAGAGCTCAGGTAAAACTTCGCAATCTTTAGAGTATGTATTAATGTACCAAGATAGGTATGACGAACCAGAGCAATACGAAGATATTATCATTAAGGCCAACGAGGAAGGGGAGATTTTAAAATTAGGAGACCTAGCGGATGTGGAGCTTGGTAGTGAGTTTTTTGATATCTATTCCAATTTAGATGGTAAGCCTTCAGCATCAATTGTTTTAAAACAAACTTTTGGCAGCAATGCAAGTGATGTTATAGCAGAAGTCAAGGACAAATTAAAAGAGTTGAAGGAGGATTTACCTTCTGGTATGGAGTACAGAATTAGTTATGATGTTTCTAACTTTTTGAATGCGTCTATAGAGCAAGTTATTCATACACTTAGAGATGCTTTTATACTGGTAGCTATAGTGGTATTCTTATTTTTAGGAGATTGGAGGTCTACTTTAATTCCTATCATCGCAGTGCCTGTTTCATTGATTGGAGCCTTCTTTATTATGCAATTGTTTGGTTTGTCAATTAATTTAATAACCTTATTTGCTTTAGTGCTAGCTATTGGTATTGTCGTTGATGATGCTATTGTTGTTGTAGAAGCCGTACATGCAAAAATGGAAGAAACCCATTTAGGTCCTTTTGAAGCCGTGAAGCTAGTCGTAAATGAAATAGGAGGTGCTATTATAGCGATAACATTGGTGATGGTATCGGTTTTTATTCCGATTGCATTTATGTCGGGCCCTGTTGGAGTATTTTATAGACAATTTTCCATAACCATGGCTGGGTCTATCATTTTATCTGCGGTAGTAGCGCTTACATTAACCCCGGTTCTCTGTGCAATGATTCTTAAAAATGATCATGGCAAACCTAAGAAGAAATCACCGATAGATAAATTTATTGCTTGGTTCAATAGAGGTTTTGAAAAGCTTACGGGAAGGTATGTGAACATTTTAAATAAAATTGTTGCGAGAAGAGTTTTGACTTTTGGGATCTTAATAGCATTTTGTGTTGGGATATTTGTTACAAACGAAGCACTACCCGCTGGTTTTATTCCAAATGAAGATCAGGGGATGATTTATGCGATAATCCAAACCCCACCAGGATCTACCCTAGAGCGAACAAATGATATTGCTAGAAAATTACAGAAGATATGTGAAGAAACAGCAGGTGTAGAATCTGTCTCTTCTTTAGCAGGATATGAAATTATGACAGAAGGGCGTGGTTCAAATGCAGGTACTTGTTTGATTAACCTTAAGCCTTGGTCTGACCGGGAGCATTCCGTACATGAAATCATGGAAGAGCTAGAAGAGGAAACTAAAAATTTGGGTGCAGTCATTGAGTACTTTGAACCACCAGCTGTACCAGGTTTTGGATCTTCAGGAGGCTTCTCAATGCGTTTGTTAGATAAAACCAATGGTACGGATTATCAAGAGTTTGATAAAATCAATAAGAATTTTATGGATGCGCTAGCTAAACGGGAAGAACTAACAGGCTTGTTTACCTTCTTTTCCGCGAATTACCCTCAGTATGAGTTAAAAATTAATAATAAAATTGCCATGCAAAAAGGGGTTTCTATTGATAAAGCAATGGAGAACTTAAACATTTTGATAGGTAGTACTTATGAACAAGGGTTTATCCGCTTCGGGAGATTTTTTAAAGTGTATACACAAGCAGCTCCAGAATACAGGGCATTACCCTCAGACCTTGAAAAATTATTTGTAAAGAATGAAGAGGGAGAAATGGTTCCGTATTCTGCATTTATGACCATGGAAAAGCGTTTGGGACCAAATGAAATTACACGTTATAACTTATATAACTCAGCATCAATAAACGGACTTCCTTCCAACGGATTTACCACTGGCGATGCTATCACTGCGATAAAAGAAGTAGCCAAAGAAACACTGCCAAGAGGCTATGATATTGCTTGGGAGGGCTTGTCGTATGATGAGGCGCAGCGAGGGAACGAATCACTTTATATTTTCATGGTAGTTCTAATCTTTGTATACTTTGTTCTTGCCGCTCAATATGAAAGTTTTTTACTTCCTTTTGCGATTATTTTATCACTTCCTGTTGGTGTTCTAGGTTCATTTGTATTATTGAAGACTATGGGGTTAGCCAATGATGTCTATGCGCAAATTGGACTTATTATGTTAGTTGGGCTTTTGGGGAAAAACGGAGTGCTTATTGTGGAGTTTGCAGTTCAGAAAAGGCGTCAAGGAAGTACAATTCTTGAGGCTGCCATTGAAGGAGCAAGAGTAAGGTTTAGACCAATTTTAATGACTTCTTTTGCTTTTATAGCAGGATTGATTCCTTTAGTTGTGGCGCATGGCGCGGGTGCAATTGGAAACAAAACTATTGGTGGTTCTGCCATGGGAGGTATGTTAATGGGGACTTTTATCGGCGTTTTAATTATCCCAGGATTATATTACATATTTGCAACTATGGCAGACGGAAGAAGTTTAATTAAAGGAGAAGCTACGGAGCCTGTTTCAGAAGAATTTATTAGAGAGAGTGAAGCCGGAGGTAAGACAAAAGCAACACTTCGAGAAGTAAAAAAATTATTGAAAAAATTAACCAAAAAAAATGAGGATGAAATTTAA
- a CDS encoding TolC family protein, with the protein MKFNKSKLIGYRWSSLVGLLALVSVYACVPMRTLKEEDTSVPEQYANQTIDTVNTAKMKWRDFFSDPYLVSLIDTALVHNQELNIMLQRVDMSKNEIKARKGEYLPFVNYFGGAEVEKVGEHTRNGAVENNLEIREGEEFPEPLSNYAFGLKASWEIDVWKKLRNAKKSAVFEYLSTVEGKNFMVTSLVSEIANSYYELLAVDSQLAIIDQNLELQEHALIMVKLQKQAARATELAVKKFEAEVLKNRSHRFELKQEIVAIENKINFLMGRSPQTVARKSGDFITTAVDAMYAGVPSQLFLNRTDVRQAELELEAAKLNISVAKANFYPSFDITANVGLEAFKPKYLNTTPESLLYSVVGDVVGPLINRNAIKAAYKNANDKQIQAVFEYEKAILNAYIEVSNELSNIDNLKKSFDLKVGQVDALTESIDISIRLFQSARADYMEVLLTQRDALEATIELIETKKDQLIAQTTMYKALGGGWN; encoded by the coding sequence ATGAAATTTAATAAAAGCAAGCTCATAGGCTATAGATGGTCCTCTTTGGTAGGTCTTTTAGCACTGGTAAGTGTCTATGCTTGTGTGCCAATGAGAACGCTAAAAGAAGAAGACACCAGCGTTCCGGAACAGTATGCAAATCAAACTATAGATACTGTAAATACCGCTAAGATGAAATGGCGCGATTTTTTTTCGGACCCTTATCTAGTTTCTTTAATAGACACAGCATTGGTGCATAATCAAGAGTTAAATATCATGCTTCAACGCGTAGATATGTCTAAAAATGAAATAAAAGCGAGAAAAGGGGAGTATTTACCTTTTGTCAATTATTTTGGTGGCGCTGAGGTTGAGAAAGTAGGTGAGCATACCCGAAATGGCGCTGTGGAAAACAACCTTGAAATTAGAGAAGGAGAGGAGTTTCCAGAACCGTTATCAAACTATGCTTTTGGCCTAAAAGCCTCTTGGGAAATTGATGTTTGGAAGAAGTTACGCAATGCTAAAAAATCTGCTGTGTTTGAATATTTATCTACCGTAGAAGGTAAGAATTTCATGGTGACTAGTTTAGTTTCTGAAATAGCTAATTCTTATTATGAGTTACTAGCCGTAGATAGTCAGTTGGCTATAATTGACCAAAATTTAGAGCTTCAGGAGCATGCGCTTATTATGGTTAAGCTTCAAAAGCAAGCAGCAAGAGCCACGGAGTTGGCGGTCAAAAAGTTCGAGGCAGAAGTTTTGAAAAATAGAAGCCATAGATTTGAACTAAAGCAAGAGATCGTAGCGATAGAAAATAAGATTAATTTTCTAATGGGTAGATCGCCACAAACGGTAGCTCGTAAGTCTGGAGATTTTATTACGACAGCTGTTGATGCTATGTATGCAGGTGTACCATCTCAATTATTTTTAAATCGTACCGATGTTCGCCAAGCAGAATTAGAGTTAGAAGCGGCTAAATTAAATATAAGCGTAGCAAAAGCTAATTTCTATCCTTCATTTGATATAACAGCAAATGTAGGTTTAGAGGCTTTTAAACCGAAGTATTTAAACACAACTCCAGAATCTCTTTTGTATTCTGTTGTGGGTGATGTTGTAGGACCTTTAATTAATAGAAATGCGATTAAAGCGGCATATAAAAATGCTAATGACAAGCAGATACAAGCAGTTTTTGAATATGAAAAAGCAATCTTAAATGCCTATATAGAGGTTTCAAATGAACTTTCTAATATAGATAATTTAAAGAAAAGTTTTGATTTAAAAGTAGGCCAAGTAGATGCGTTAACAGAGTCTATTGATATTTCCATACGTTTGTTTCAGTCCGCTAGAGCAGATTATATGGAGGTGCTTTTAACGCAGCGTGATGCGCTAGAGGCTACTATTGAGCTTATTGAAACTAAAAAAGATCAATTGATTGCACAGACCACGATGTATAAAGCACTAGGTGGCGGCTGGAATTAA
- a CDS encoding YbjQ family protein gives MENFKHIKVTTTSSLQNVEIVEYLEPISVTIVIGMNFFEDVLTGFRDVIGGKSNTYTKSLEKINEEAIIELKRRAHYLNANYVIGLSIDNDEISAQGKSMLMVTAMGTAVRVAGKAKNIIKNSTSINLEAFEQLSLKAQLLESAEKDELILTENKWHQIIENQVSELIPFLLTKLTNNLSQFDVKENIKLFFDTLEREDTITQIFDFLERNEDRDLEYVLEVIQELHMVDYDKNLKLLTSKKRYLNILGASIAGMHKKAYYTSDLKLMEETILVLEEKFPVTASFMRSKESFSDKEIDVWKCECGTENNLERESCRACKTDIHGLKDATINLKEIKESLIYKLAILQKNFAQ, from the coding sequence ATGGAAAATTTTAAGCATATAAAAGTAACAACAACTTCTTCTCTGCAGAATGTTGAAATAGTAGAATACTTGGAACCTATTTCTGTAACTATCGTTATTGGGATGAATTTCTTTGAAGATGTACTAACAGGATTTCGGGATGTTATTGGAGGTAAGTCTAATACGTATACCAAATCATTAGAAAAGATTAATGAAGAAGCTATTATAGAACTTAAAAGACGTGCCCATTATTTAAATGCCAATTACGTTATTGGTCTCAGTATTGATAATGATGAGATTTCTGCGCAAGGAAAATCAATGTTGATGGTTACAGCAATGGGTACAGCGGTAAGAGTTGCCGGAAAGGCTAAGAATATCATAAAGAATTCAACATCCATAAATTTAGAAGCTTTTGAACAATTGTCGTTAAAAGCGCAACTCCTGGAAAGTGCAGAGAAAGACGAATTGATTTTAACTGAAAATAAGTGGCATCAAATTATAGAAAATCAAGTGTCAGAATTAATTCCTTTTCTTTTAACCAAGCTCACCAATAACTTAAGCCAGTTTGATGTCAAAGAAAATATTAAGTTATTTTTTGATACGCTGGAAAGAGAAGACACGATTACCCAGATTTTTGATTTCTTAGAACGCAATGAAGATAGAGATTTGGAGTATGTACTTGAAGTAATACAAGAATTGCATATGGTAGATTATGATAAAAACCTAAAGCTACTGACGAGCAAGAAGCGGTATTTGAATATTTTGGGCGCTTCCATCGCAGGAATGCATAAGAAGGCCTATTATACATCTGATCTAAAATTGATGGAAGAAACCATTTTGGTGCTCGAGGAAAAATTTCCTGTTACAGCAAGCTTTATGAGGTCTAAAGAATCGTTCTCAGACAAAGAAATTGATGTTTGGAAATGTGAATGCGGCACTGAAAATAATTTAGAAAGAGAAAGCTGTAGAGCGTGTAAAACAGATATTCATGGGTTAAAAGATGCTACAATTAATCTAAAAGAAATTAAAGAAAGCTTGATTTATAAATTGGCTATTTTACAGAAAAATTTTGCTCAATAA
- a CDS encoding endo alpha-1,4 polygalactosaminidase produces the protein MKYFLSITLLLSILSCSSEENTTSADPVDDTGTPLVSSAIPIYNQAYQENFEADKISAILNNAKNGYVLLDPFQEEVTNHVAAIQANGNQVGAYISIGTGETYRDDYEQIKPYLVATPWGEWPDEFFVKETTSGVLEVMKARIDKIAAWGFDWVEFDNMDWAFDDEARDTYRITASESEAITYYQELCAYVHSKGMKCMAKNSVEDAANFDGVLYESYSDEKNWWDQSGAQSFLDAGKLVIINHYNEKSCGEVYSEYKGIYNDDLSFICEDAILKKYVHYNE, from the coding sequence ATGAAATATTTTTTAAGTATTACCCTCTTATTATCAATTCTTTCATGTAGCAGTGAAGAAAACACTACTTCTGCTGATCCTGTGGATGATACGGGCACTCCGCTAGTAAGTAGTGCTATTCCCATTTACAATCAGGCGTATCAAGAGAACTTTGAGGCAGATAAGATTAGTGCTATTTTAAACAACGCCAAAAATGGATATGTTTTATTAGATCCTTTTCAAGAAGAGGTAACTAATCATGTAGCAGCGATACAGGCAAATGGTAACCAAGTAGGTGCTTATATCAGTATTGGTACGGGTGAAACTTATAGAGATGACTATGAACAAATAAAACCTTACTTAGTAGCCACTCCTTGGGGAGAATGGCCCGATGAGTTCTTTGTAAAAGAAACTACATCTGGAGTATTAGAAGTAATGAAGGCGAGAATAGATAAGATTGCTGCTTGGGGATTTGACTGGGTAGAGTTTGATAATATGGATTGGGCTTTTGATGATGAAGCTAGAGATACCTATAGAATAACAGCATCGGAAAGTGAAGCAATTACTTACTATCAAGAATTATGTGCTTATGTGCATTCAAAAGGAATGAAATGTATGGCGAAAAATAGTGTAGAAGATGCTGCCAATTTTGATGGTGTCCTATATGAATCTTATTCCGATGAAAAAAATTGGTGGGATCAATCTGGAGCACAAAGCTTTTTGGATGCGGGAAAATTGGTGATTATTAATCATTACAATGAGAAATCTTGTGGAGAAGTGTATTCTGAATATAAGGGCATTTATAATGATGACCTTTCCTTTATTTGTGAAGATGCCATATTAAAAAAATATGTTCATTATAATGAGTAG
- a CDS encoding helix-turn-helix domain-containing protein produces the protein MKIELCPNCGSDHKIKSGIVNNRQRYKCKQCSYFFSVNKIGKKIDDYYINKSLQLYLEGLSYREIERILGVSHVSIMNWVKKYNVKRPYNSSYHPTYKILNAIELGKYFLNAENIKGAGVVVTELGDKFMLIKWERFKD, from the coding sequence ATGAAAATTGAACTATGTCCTAATTGTGGGTCAGACCATAAGATTAAAAGCGGAATTGTCAATAATAGGCAGCGGTATAAGTGTAAACAGTGTAGTTATTTCTTTTCTGTAAATAAGATAGGAAAGAAGATAGATGATTATTACATAAACAAGTCGCTTCAGTTGTATTTAGAGGGATTGTCATATCGGGAGATAGAACGTATTCTTGGGGTGTCTCATGTTAGTATTATGAACTGGGTCAAGAAGTATAATGTTAAGCGTCCTTACAATTCTAGCTACCACCCTACCTATAAAATATTAAATGCAATAGAGCTAGGTAAGTACTTTCTAAATGCTGAAAATATTAAAGGGGCAGGAGTAGTAGTGACAGAGTTGGGAGATAAATTTATGCTTATAAAATGGGAGCGTTTCAAGGATTAA